ACTAGTCTGCAAAGTAGTCCCACACTCTAGTTGTAACAATATATTGGTATAACTTGttgtttgtattatttttgtattaactTACACATATATTTAAGGTATATTTGaatgatttatatataaaattgttgttttattaCTTTCTTGTATCACAGTGTCTAAAACAAGTAgtgaaataaatttatttacaaGTCAGCATTGAtcaattattactattttttctaAATCATTCTAATTCAGCTCAAATTATTATTTGGAGCAGAAAATCGCATAACGGCTTTTTAAACTCCAAAAGTTGGGTCTCTCCAAAATTAAGCCGtctttcatttccattttcatcaTCATTATATTTGTCTTTGCTTGTTCTCTTTGGTCAAGCAACGCAACTTGAGCTACAATCATCTGGATGCGAGTCTAAAGTTCATGTATCACAACGCAACTTGAGCTACAATCTTCTTCTGGGGTAAGAACATTGCTTCTTAGTTAGTTCTTGCTCACGCTCAATTCCCTATTTCAGCAACCACGTACCCCCACTTCAAACGTGTTGAAACCCTGCGTTTTATACCCCCTCCgaaaaaaaagggacaaaattgATGAGAAGGTGTTTGAGTTTTTGACCCAGACAgcaaaagaagccatttttgctTTTTTTCTTCTTCGTTTCTGAGTGAGAATTTCTTGGAGAGAAATGGAAGAGAATAGAACTTCGTTATTGGAGAGAGAAGCAGAGTACCGTGAAAAATGCCCAGGTTGTAAGATGGATCGTCTCAAACAAGAACAAGCCGGGGTCCCTTACAAGCTATTGTCTTTTATCTGGATTGTCTCTCTCTGTACTGGTCAGTACTTAATATCCATAAACGTGTCAAAGACAAAGGTTCAAGCATTCTTCTAACAGTGGTTAATAATATTGTGGACACCTGCACTCGAAAATCTCACGATTTTGTCTTAATAAAAGCACTACATAGTCATTGTGGATACTCACAATGTTTCAATGTAAGATTGAGGTGTTACTGATAATTGCTTTTGGGTTGTCCTTGAATGGaaataatcaaatcatttcaGCTTTCCTATATTTTGCTTTGCTGTACCTTGAACTCTTCTTAGGAATGTCTTATGATTTCCTTTTTTcctgttggtttttttttttttttgttgttgttgttgttgtctcTTTTAGTTTTAACAATCGTGTCTTATGTTATTATTTCGTTACAAATTTTCAGCCTTGCAAATATCATCACTATTCCCGTTTGTTTACTTTATGGTATGTTATCTGCCTCTGGAAAACCTATTACATACTGTAACTTATTACTTCTTATTGAAGGCTgggaaatttggtttttattgttAGTTTGCTATAATTGAAGATGCTACTATGGAAACTGAAAGTGTTATTTTGTATACGGATTTTTTGGTTGGCAGATCAGAGATTTTCATATTGCAAAAAGAGAGGAAGACATTGGCTTCTATGCAGGATTTGTGGGTAATATCTTATCCTAATATTCATTAGTTTTTACAAGCTGGTAAATTAGATTTCAGGATGGTGTATTGGTATTCAGTTACAGTAATTTTTGCCCATTCTAGGGTCTTCATTTATGGTTGGAAGAGCTTTGACATCTCTTTTCTGGGGAGTGGTTGCTGATCGATATGGTCGTAAACCTGTTATATTGATAGGGACATTTTCAGTGTCAGAATCTTTTCCATCAACTACCTTTCAaacttattttataattaaaaaaatgaagtcTTTTGATACAAGTGATTGTCAATTGGCAATTGTATCatcacaatttttttatttcaggGTTGTGTTCAACACTCTCTTTGGCCTTAGCACGAACTTTTGGATGGCACTGTCCATGAGATTTTTTCTTGGGTGCTTTAATAGTCTGCTTGGCACAATAAGGGTATGTGTTCTCAGTCTGCATTTTTGAACTCATATACATTTACTTACACAACAAGCATTTCCGAGTATTACTTACTCAAGAGGACTTCAATACTTTACCTTCTTGGTTGTTCTTCCAGGCTTATGCTTCTGAAGTGTGTAGAGAAGAGTATCGGGCTTTGGCACTTTCAGTTGTAAGATGATTGATTTTGTAGTCGGTTGGGTACATTATCTGGTTTTTGCAGTATTATATTTATATCAGACTTCGCATTTCAGGTTAGTACATCGCGAGGCATAGGACTGATTATTGGCCCTGCTATTGGAGGATTCTTTGCACAGGTAGAGACGTTCCATCACTCCACTCTTTACACAGAttgttaaagaaaattttcttgcCTTCTAACCATATTTATTACTTCATGTATGGCCTCCTAGCCTGTAGAGAAATATCCAAATCTTTTCGCGGAAAGCTCCATTTTCGGGAGGTAGTCCACATTGCTTTTTTTTATCCACATGTCATATTTTTTCCCATTTTCTCTCTATGTGGTGATGTTCTGATGTGCATACAATTGCAGATTTCCCTACTTCCTACCATGCCTCATAATATCAGTTTATGCCGTTGGATCTCTTGTTGCCTGCAAATGGCTTCCAGTAAGTTTCAAACTCATTTTCTCATCTTTTGCATTTTCTTGTTCCCTCTCTGGCTTGGGGAATTGGTAATTACAATAGAAGTTCATGATCAATAAAGACATTATTCTATAGGTTTGAACTTTGGATATTTGACTATTAGACACAGGTATCCATCATTCATCCCTAAGTCTGAGCAACATAGCTGCTCATTAAGATTAAGTTTACTTTCTATTTCTTTCAGTCTTCAATATGTTTTTCATTTATTGGTTGTTTACTGGTTTATATGCATGCATTTGCCTCCAGTTTGCACATTATGATTTGATtcttagagaaaaaaaaattgcatttggCACTGAGACAAGTTTAATCCTTTTATGGGGTATGCTTCTTATATAGGCGATTTATAAGATTTCTATTGtttatttctttctcctttctgGTGACGAACACTTATGCAGGAAACATTACACAAGCATGCTGAAAAGGCACATGAGAGAGCTGATCTACATGATATTTCAGAACATTCTTCAAATGATTCTGGTCAGAAAGATAACATAGTAGAACTAGAAGACAAACAGATTCACAAATCAAATCTCTTAAAAAACTGGCCACTAATGTCTACAATAATCGTATACTGCGTTTTCTCACTTCAAGAGATGGGTTACTCTGAAGTAAGTTATATCCCTTAAACACAATTTATTGTCATCCCCCATGCCTATCTGACTTAAGTACAAACTTCTCACATTGTCTAGGATTCATCATGATCTGATCTTCACATATTCttgatatatatgtgtgtgtgtgtgtgtgtgtgtgtgtgtgtgtgcgctAGAGTTGTTCATGTTTTACATAAGACACTTGACATGTCTTTGCAGATATTTTCACTTTGGGCAGTTAGTGATAAAAAATATGGAGGATTAAGCTTTTCATCCCAAGATGTTGGTGAAGTTCTTGCTATCTCTGGTATATCCATAACTTTCAATGTTGCAATAATTTCCTAGAAAGTATTtgcaatttgattttttctttttcagaaaGCGTTAGTCTAATAGCATGCTTTCCATCATTTCCAGGATTTGGTCTTTTACTGTTTCAACTGCTGTTGTATCCACCAGTTGAGAGACGCCTTGGGCCTCTCATGGTTACACGCCTTTCAGCTGTAAATTCTTACCTCCACATCACTGTATTCCTATACTTCTTTTCTTTGGGTTAATCTATAAATACACCTTTTAATTTTTAACCATTTGGCAcctaaagagaaaaataaaatttataatcaaattattatattttattttcatcaagTAAATTAAACCCAATTGACTGATGTTGTTCAATAATATGCTGACGTGTAACTTCATTGACCAATAGTAAATCCTCACTTCTTGGATCACTGTTAGAAAATATTTGACTTGACTTATGGCGGATCAGTATTGGTTACAATTCCACATCACCATTTTATGTGatggatttttattatttttttagtaaaatagcTAGTTGATGCTACTTTTTTGTAATCTTCAGGTAATATCAATTCCATTGTTGTCATGTTTCCCCTATATAGCAATGCTTTCAGGGGTAGTCCTGCATTTGGTGATAAATTGTGCAGCCATATTAAGAAACACTCTATCTGTAAGTGAATCTAAATCCTAAATATGTACAAATACATGGAGAAGTTTCTGGTGATGAACTCCAGGTTCTGAATCCAATGAATACACTGAAATGAATCAGACACGCTTCTTTTAAactgtttttctttctttgttcttttCGGTTGAAACTGTCTGATTTATGGGGCAAATTCATTGGTATCGTGTAGGTTTCACTTGTTACTGGATTATTCATATTGCTGAACAATGCAGTGGTAATGTTTTCTGCCCATATTTTGGGAAATATTTCATATTAAATCTATGTTGAacccttcatttttcttttcagaCATAGGGGTGGACATACAACCCTCCAAATACATAGAAACACCGAGAAAAAACAATTGTATTAATTGACTTTGATTGTATATACTTGAATTATCATTCCTCTCTCTGGTTTCAACATTGTTTGtttattctttttcttgtttCAGCCTCAAAGTCAGAGAGGGGCTGCTAATGCCATTTCAATAACTGCAATGTCTGTTTTCAAAGCATTTGGTCCAGCAGGAGGAGGAGCGCTGTAAGTatcttttttctttccattttctgtATGTATTTTAGCTTTTTATATGTGAATCACACTAGTCTATTTGAGCAGCAAAATCTGCACAGTTCAGCActttcaatttttacaaactgACAATGCTTTTGTGCCACAATATCGTCGACATATTCGAGATTTTGAAGGAGAGGTCTTAGTTTAAATTGTTGATAAAACGCTGAACTTaattaattcttaaatttcaaagtTCTTGAAGGGCCAAATGTGAGGCTTCTTATTATGGTTGATTATATTGTTAAAATGAAATCTATAGAACCTGAACTAGGTCAAGTTGAAGCATGTGGTCACCCTTAAAAAGTGATGCAGTAGATTTAGTGTTCGATTCCTGGAATGTGCAACATCTTCCCTTCACCTCAAGCCGCAACCTTTTTTATACTCATTGCTTAGAGAGACAAAACCAAAGATTAATTCAATCTTAAATTTAGCAAATGTTTGTTTTCTTCCTGGCCAATTTATATACCAGAACTACTATTATTTCTCGACTCAATAAGGGTCTTATCAACCTTTTTTCGTTCATGAAAATGTAGATTTTCTTGGGCACAAGAGCGACAAGTTGCCTCTTTTCTTCCAGGTTTGTAGTTGAATCCTAATAATACAGCTTCAAAATAGGCTCGGATCGATTTACTATATATACATGTGGGTATTGAATACAAGACATTTCTTTGATTTTTGGATTTTGGAAACAGGTGATCAAATGGTTTTCTTTGCGCTAAACGTGGTTCAATTTATTGGATTGCTATTGACTTTCAAGCCCTTTCTTGCTGAACCGTACCAGAGAGAATAGcatcaacaattatttttttagttcacTTCATCGGTATTCTCATCATATGAATCATTATTGATTAGTGAATTGACCCGAATAAAGTCTGAATCTCACTGGATTGATCATTTCAGTTTTAATAACGATGTTAAAAGCAAATTTCGGTTCAGTCTTTCCAAATTTAAACTACAGAGATAagtttaaagtattaataaagaAGTCAATACATTATTGTACAAAACCGAGTTATTTCTTTAAACAATAAGATTTTATCAAACAAGGATGACTTTGTTAAAGCtctaaactaaaatgagctaagctaccaaaaagaaaaagaataaaaaaaaagaaactgcAAATGTGTTCAAAAAAGGTTGAAGTAACGCAATCTTTTTAGTGAAAATACAATAAAATTCGTAAAGCTCAAAATTGCCACATCGAGCACAAGAAGAAAGCTGGTTACGTGCAGATAAATACTTGATCACTCCCCCCTTCCTTGCCTTGAATACTCTATAAGGACTAATTGTCCAGTCGTCTTGTTGGAACAAGCTATATCTGTAAGCTGCtccatatttatattttgatgtTGAAGTAATCCGGGTCAAAATGGTGTAATCGAACATAACCATCCTCACCACCGCTCGAGAAACTACAAGTTCAAAAGACAGAGACTTGTAAAAATGACTGAAGACTGGGCAAATACAAAATAGAGGGAAATAGTGCAAGTGAGCTATACATGCAAGTTGTGAAAACTATAAAAAAGCACAATTTGCCTCTTACCTCTTCCCATCAGGGTTAAAAGCCAAGGCATTTATGGGCCCAAAATGACCTTTTACACCTCCAATTTCTTCTTGAAGAATCTACCAAGGCAACCAAACAATTCGATAAAAAGGGAaacaaaattgcaaaaataacaaATCTTCACCTCATAAAGAAACATTCTTTTGATAAACATAAAACTAACCTTGTCAAAGAATTTAGCTTCGAACTTCCCAGCACGATGATCTGTCGTTGTGACAGCTGATGCATCCTGACCACCTCCAAGCACCACCTAGATGGAGAAAAGGCATTCAGAAAGATTAGAGTGAGATGTAATTGTTGAGGCAAATAGAAATATTCGTGAGTTTGAATGCAGATTACTAGATCAGTTGTTCGCCCACTTACTATAACCAACTAAATCCAGACAATTGAACATAAGCATTTGACgataaaatgaataatttttcCATGCTTGAGGTGCATTACAATATTAGACACCTTTAAGCCTTAGTGCTAGAAGTTTAAATGTTTCAAGTCCAGAAGCTATTACAATACTAAGAAACGAGATACTGAACTTCAAGAACTAGAAAAAGGCTATGTCAGATTTTTAATGCAGCCAACTAAGGAAAGATGCAGTTAGGGGCAAAGGGAATTGCATACAAGTTATGCTGCTCATATTTGTTCATACTTACATGGTCGAGAAGTGGAGACATAGCAACAGCATTGACTGGACGTTCAGTAACATAGGTCTTGATAAGAGTCAACGATCTTGTGTCCCATAGCTAAACATTTACAGAAAAATGTAAGAAGAATTAGGCAGAGGAAATTTTAGCCAAAGAATAAAGAATCTGGGGTTATTTCAGAAAATAGCCACAAATGCTCAAAAAACTTGTGAGGTTAATAAGATGCATCACCTTGGCAGATTTATCTAAGGAACCGGTAAGGAAGTGTGAACCGTCTGCAGATTTTGTAAGTGATGTTATTGTCTTTTTGTGACCCGATTCCTTGTCAGCCTCCCTAAGTAGTTTTCCAGTCTAGAAGACAACATCGACAAATCCAACCCGAAAGATAAGATCATTTCCAATGTACAGATTAATAAAGGAACATGACAGAGGATATTGAAGaaagataattaaaaaataagaaaagatctAGTTTGAAGAATATCAAGAAGTGAAAACAAATTATTACATCAGAATATTTTCAATGTTGAAGACAAACCGATCAATTGTGCAACATTATAGAACAAAAATAGCTTCCGTGCTCACAAAAAGAACTATTCATATCTGACAGCAATTTACCTCAGAATCCCATATACGAATTACGGCATCTTCTCCAGCACTAACGATAGTCCTATTGAGGGGTCCCCAAACAGCTCTGTTTATTCTACCTTGAGGACCCTTGATGACAAGCTCAGACTCCTCAGTCTCTGCATAGTTATTTCACAACGTAATTAACCAGAATatagacatcaaagaaatcaGCAGACTAATACTCTaagtaaaatttttatgaaagagaaagaaaaacaaataagtaTATTGACAGACTGTTACAAATACATTATACATTCTACTGTCAATAACTTATTACCCTGTTTCACTCCCGAACGTGATTATATTCATTACTTTAACAAATGACTCCCAATTATtgcataataattattttatcatttttgtgaGAACCACGCACAAAAAAAAGtgcatatttttttctttaacaaTATTTGATCTTCTACATTGTAACTAGCTTCAACATCTCACTCAAAAGTTCAAAATCCCTacctaaatatataaatacaaaatttaacaaaCTGAGCAGCAATCacttagagagagagagagagagagagagagagagagagagatcagAACTTTAAGCTTACGTTCAGTTGGGTCTCTAGCAATGCGTTTAACGTGAATAGCGGAAGTCAATTCCATGAAAGGATCCGTAGTAATTACAGCTAGTTTATCCCCTACAGAGAAATCCACCGACCTCGCAGGAGAACCGAAATTGAAAGTATATAATTGAGCTCCCGTCTGAACATTCCACAGCTTCACAGTTTGATCGGCACTTCCCGTAATAAGCCTCATCGAATCCCCTACAAGTTTTGAGGGAGGGGACTAAAAATTGGAACTTcaagtttaaaaactaaaataaaataaataaagaacaaaaagaacTTACTTGAGACGTCGCAAGACCAAACGGCGCCATTATGGCCACGATAAGTGCCGAGACGCTCGCCATTGTCGGCGAACCAAACGGTAGGGGTATGGTCCTTAGCGCATGAAAACAAAAGATCTCCATCTCTGTTGTACTTGAGAAACGTCAATGGCCTTTCATGACCTTTCATCAAAATCGGCctcatcttcttcttttcttcttttctcgccaaaaatttaaagaaaagaacTTTCGTCAACTAACTACTCTGAGATTTAGGGTTTTGAGCTTTTTCTGCTTCTACTAATTTTTGTTACCTGATTTTAACATATATGGATGAGCTTAAGTTAATTAACTTAATATATGGGCTTTTAGCCTACTTTTGACTCAGCTTCGGCTCTGTCAAAAAGCCCAGCTTGAGTCATAGGTAATCCTGTTTAATAACTGGGCGGAAGGCTGGAAAAATCTTTACGTATTTGATCTGAACCGTGAAAATTGTTAGATAATAAAATTATGGGATAAAGTAACAATTAGTTCTTGAACTTGTCAACTTTTCTCACTTGAGTCCCTAATTTTCTTTTGCTCATATTAGTCTCATAACttggtatttttttcaattagATCCCTAAGCATAGATTCTATTTAAGGTTTGATGATATGGCACTCTCATATCGTGCCCATCTCACCATCGAGAAATCaatatcaaattaatagaatatgtaaACATCGAttgctaaatttattaaattttttaaaataaataccaaattaacAAAGCAtgtaaaatttatgaattaaattattgTTATGCCAATAAAACATCTGACATGTCAACATTCCGTTAGGGGTTTGATGGTAGAATgactaaaatttacaatttttcaaattgtaaaatatatataatcaaaataaatgtgCCCTTAAACTTGAGTGACAATCCTGATATTTTACCCTTCGTTATTTACATTTTAAAAGttacataaatttatatatgtatttttttgtctgtttttatttgataaaagttacatattttagtttcaaaaggtaacaatattaattttttagtattcGATTTAGATTTTAAGGTtgttttgatgaaaattaattgttaatattattatgtttgaatttttcataattttattaatagaataaatttaatattaattgtgaatttatttaatcttacatttaatttatcaaatacaacAAGATGAATATGATTTAATTTGgattttagggttgatttgatgaaagttaattgctaatattattggCTAATTATAATTTTCTCTTAAATCAACTCTAAAAgctaaattaaacactaaaagttATTACCGTTAGCTTCAGGTaccaaaatgtatattttttgtcaaatataaGAACCACATTGAAAAGGAAATTATATcgtgttaaaaaatatttaaacttagATACCAAATCATATATTAAGCCTATAAATAAAAACAGGTGCCAAAGAAAACAAGGCACCACATGTTTAGACACAAAAAAATAGAGGGGATGTTTGATAAATAGAGTTTTGAGTATTTTTTAGTTGATTTGGGCACAAATAGAAGATTAAGTATTCAAATCCCTTAATTGTTGTGTTTGGTGTATGGAGGTTTGTAAGAGTTTATTGAGCTAAAACCTCCACAACAAAAAACGCAAGGATGGGTAACTTTTTTCATAGCTGATTGGGAATGAGATATCTGAAATAACATATCTGACTGTACTTGTTCAAATTTTACTCATTTTGCCACATGCCCTCAAACCTAATGAAATATGTGGAACGAGATATGTATCTATTTCTTGAATATTTAtgtactcttaatttattttcaatttacttgcATAAAATGATTTATTATGCAACTTTATATTAATCGAAATATGTTACTTGACAAATTTATTTAGAGTGTGACATAATTACCACTAGTTTACATGCTAAGaacatgacataattatcactaaaaatacaatttacaattatatttatatgttattaatatttatcaattttcacaAGGTTAATATTTGCAAAGAAGACActtaagaaatttgtttatttgaattttaaaaaatatttacttattaatttcTAGAATTGATGTTTTAATTCAATGataatagtattttatttcaataatttcacccaataaaaactgaaatattataaataaataaatatttaacaataaaattatcatgtacttatttttcattttacagatatcaactttcaactaaattttatcaaacacttttaaataaataattaatagaatcaATTAATCAATTATTAATCAATTTTCAAACAGAACCCATTGGAAAAAAAGAAGCAGCACCAAAGCCCATAAGAGGGCCGACAGTCGAAGCCCAAAGAAGTGTACTCAGCTCCAACCAAAATGAAGATGACGTCCTTCACCAAATAACCAATCCAAGCAGTTATCAAGTTGGCGCCCGGGCAAATCAAGGACACCGAACCTCACAACATGGCGCCAGCATGGTACGAGTGAGTTATCAATCTAGTTGGATACACATGTGATCAAcaaaatttattactcttttaatCATGGCCTGACCCATCCATAAATATGGGTTGAAGGATTTACTTTGTTTGAaaaggaaatatatataaaaaagaataaatctattgaaattaaataaaaagactattttaaaacattttataataTAACAAGTTTTATGGTTTTTATGATTAGCTTATgacaaaagaagagaaaggagataAGAATAAAAAGCTCAAAAGTAAAAAGAAGATAAGTTCAACACATCTTGTAGTTGTCATCATCTGACAATTGCGACTCGCAACATTATCCCATTATTATCTAATTTAAGACTGATTCGTCGGTGAATTACGTAATTAAAATAGGATTACtcataaataaatatttgattaatttttaattttacttaaatagaattttaaaacGTACGGACACTAATATAGTTACCCAAGAGTCTGGTTAAGTCAATGAGCTTACCTTATCTAATCAATTAGGTAGAGATACGGTTAAAAATACATTAAGTCAGGACAAGAAAACCTAAAGAATTATTAAAGaatgataaagaaaaaataaagtgataaaaatgatgttttaataaaaattttaaatttttatatagaaaaaaacGGTTGAGTTGACATTTTCGAGAAAAATTACGCCTTGATCAGATCAGTCTATGATTCTTAAACGTTAAATAAAGAGGATGCACGATACAGAAATAGGAATGGTTGTGTATTAACGTTCCCCCTTTTAATTTATCCAAATAGCTTGTCTGCCAATGGAAgacaaataaaatactaaaaagaaaaaagaaaaaaaatggtttttGATCAGAACAACGTTTCCCGGCACTTGCAGTCGAACACGTTCCTAGTGTCAATCTCCGTAAATAAACCGAAAACCAGTGTTCTTTAATCCCTGGCTTCACTTTATTACTGAAACAAGTTTCTCCttgttttctcttatttttaatctaatttttgttttctttttggatatctttgaaaaattatatactaaaggacTGAAAAATATGGGGAATGCAAACGGAAGACAGGACGGAGCTAACGGCGGTGTCGACGATCTATCCGGAAGATCCAATGGCGGCGAGGCCGTTGTTCCTGGAGCCGCTGCAGTTGGAATTCGCGTGCCATCGTCTGATTCAATGGTGAATACTCCGCCGCAGAGCCCTGGGCGGTCTCGATCCCCGCTTTTATTCGCTCCTCAGGTTGgcatcttcaaattttcaatgatGGTTTCAGGACTTTgaacttattttaaatttagtaatCCAATTTACtcaaaaatatttacaagtaaaataaaagatgttTTGTTTGAGAATATGTTTGAATTAGGAAGATCTGAGCTTTGCTTGTGAATTTGAAACAACTAACTGAAGAACAGTTCTGTGTATTGAGTGACAGGTAAGGGGAATTAGAAATTGTTAATGGTTTCAGGGAATGAAACGTGGAAGGTAGAGTTTGAGCGTGTATTTTTTGTCACTGTTTGGGCAATTCTGCAAACGCTGGTGGATGAGTGTGTTGATATCTTTTAAAGTTTAAGCTTTGTTGCTTTTTGAGAGATTGTTAGAAGCTTGGAACGAAAAGTGACTTGTACGTAAAAAAAGAAAGCTGAAAAGCTAATACTTTTGTTGGATCCTTTTCGTATAgcatgctttgattttgtttggttcattgctttttttgaaatttgtttgAGAAAGTTACTGCGTTTGCACATGTTGTAATCCTTAAGAGGGGGTACTTAGATGTTAACGTCTTTATATCATCTTTTGAGCTGTTGATTGGTGAGAACTAAACTAAACACATATATGACACATGGTGAGGAGGAAGAGTGAGTGATAAGACTAACCAATGCTAATACCCCTAAAGTATTCAACTTTTGGAAACATGAAACAGAATCTTCTTGACTGTTGGAACCCCCAATCTCATTGATGTCTACATTGGTTTGGTCTATGAGAAATTTTGCCCTTTTATGCAGTGTGTGTGTGTTTAATTCTCATTCATAGATTCTTGTCGAGCTTTAGACACTTAAATTTTAGGGGTTATTATCCACATTGTTTTTCAAGTAAAAGATTgtgaaaattattatttcaattagtTTCTTTGATTTGTTAATCTCCTGTCCTAGTTAGATAGTAacttttatttcttcaataaaaaaAGTTGTTTTGGGGCCGTAGTCATATTTTTTTGACATCTTTTCATCGGTTCAAGGTCTATTTGGATTGCCAAGTGAGGAGAGGGAGAAGAAGTTTGCTGATGGTTACCTATGAACTAAAGAGTTTTGTCCATCTAAGTAGTGGTCTTTAAACTGATAGGTTGGTTGCTTTCGATGCAATTTCAGGTTCCTGTAGCTCCCTTACCAAGGGCTGATGGCCATTCCTTTTTCAACCAAACTTGGCGGCATGATTCTCCTGTGGTTGCTGATAGTCCGTCAGAGAAAGGAATCCCTGTCATCATTACATGGAATTATGGTGGTAATGACGTGGCCGTTGAAGGTTCTTGGGACAATTGGAGATCAAGGTAGGTCTATAGTTCATTAGTATTGTAGATGCACTTTTGCATGCATAACGAAATTTGCTGTTCCTCTTTTCATCCAAAACCTGAGCACATGGACCTCATATAATATAGTC
The genomic region above belongs to Gossypium hirsutum isolate 1008001.06 chromosome D05, Gossypium_hirsutum_v2.1, whole genome shotgun sequence and contains:
- the LOC107906207 gene encoding probable peptide/nitrate transporter At3g43790 isoform X4, which codes for MEENRTSLLEREAEYREKCPGCKMDRLKQEQAGVPYKLLSFIWIVSLCTDQRFSYCKKRGRHWLLCRICGVVFNTLFGLSTNFWMALSMRFFLGCFNSLLGTIRAYASEVCREEYRALALSVVSTSRGIGLIIGPAIGGFFAQPVEKYPNLFAESSIFGRFPYFLPCLIISVYAVGSLVACKWLPETLHKHAEKAHERADLHDISEHSSNDSGQKDNIVELEDKQIHKSNLLKNWPLMSTIIVYCVFSLQEMGYSEIFSLWAVSDKKYGGLSFSSQDVGEVLAISGFGLLLFQLLLYPPVERRLGPLMVTRLSAVISIPLLSCFPYIAMLSGVVLHLVINCAAILRNTLSVSLVTGLFILLNNAVPQSQRGAANAISITAMSVFKAFGPAGGGALFSWAQERQVASFLPGDQMVFFALNVVQFIGLLLTFKPFLAEPYQRE
- the LOC107906207 gene encoding probable peptide/nitrate transporter At3g43790 isoform X6, giving the protein MIRDFHIAKREEDIGFYAGFVGSSFMVGRALTSLFWGVVADRYGRKPVILIGTFSVVVFNTLFGLSTNFWMALSMRFFLGCFNSLLGTIRAYASEVCREEYRALALSVVSTSRGIGLIIGPAIGGFFAQPVEKYPNLFAESSIFGRFPYFLPCLIISVYAVGSLVACKWLPETLHKHAEKAHERADLHDISEHSSNDSGQKDNIVELEDKQIHKSNLLKNWPLMSTIIVYCVFSLQEMGYSEIFSLWAVSDKKYGGLSFSSQDVGEVLAISGFGLLLFQLLLYPPVERRLGPLMVTRLSAVISIPLLSCFPYIAMLSGVVLHLVINCAAILRNTLSVSLVTGLFILLNNAVPQSQRGAANAISITAMSVFKAFGPAGGGALFSWAQERQVASFLPGDQMVFFALNVVQFIGLLLTFKPFLAEPYQRE
- the LOC107906207 gene encoding probable peptide/nitrate transporter At3g43790 isoform X7, whose product is MVGRALTSLFWGVVADRYGRKPVILIGTFSVVVFNTLFGLSTNFWMALSMRFFLGCFNSLLGTIRAYASEVCREEYRALALSVVSTSRGIGLIIGPAIGGFFAQPVEKYPNLFAESSIFGRFPYFLPCLIISVYAVGSLVACKWLPETLHKHAEKAHERADLHDISEHSSNDSGQKDNIVELEDKQIHKSNLLKNWPLMSTIIVYCVFSLQEMGYSEIFSLWAVSDKKYGGLSFSSQDVGEVLAISGFGLLLFQLLLYPPVERRLGPLMVTRLSAVISIPLLSCFPYIAMLSGVVLHLVINCAAILRNTLSVSLVTGLFILLNNAVPQSQRGAANAISITAMSVFKAFGPAGGGALFSWAQERQVASFLPGDQMVFFALNVVQFIGLLLTFKPFLAEPYQRE